The genomic stretch CACCCTCTCGCGCCAGGGCGACGCCGCGGTCGCCCGGTGGGAGCGCGCTGCGCGCTGGAACGCGGCTGCACGGGTCATCGCCGAGTTCGAGAAGGTCAAGTGGGGCGTGCGCCTGCACGGCGTGACCGAGAGCTACATGGGCGTGCCGGAGAGCCGCGCCGCGATCCGGTCCGGCCTGCGGGGTCTCGCCGCCCGCAGGTGCGGAGTCCGCACCTACTGGGTCGTAGGGATGACGGACGAGGCCAGCGGCTACCAGGGCGCCGGTAGCTTCTGGGTGCGCATCTCCCCGAACGGAGACGGCTGGAAAGCGCAGGTGCGGTCCTTCTGGAGCTACGACGAGGACATGTACAACGGGCCGGCCGTCCGCACCCCGGACGGGTTCCACCTGGCCTTCGAGTACCACTCGTCGGTCCTGTACGCAGGGATGCTGAACGAGAACCAGAACGCCGTCGTCGTGGATCTCACGCAGGACGGCTGCAGCGGCCGCCTGGACAACACCTTCCACCTCACCGGAGGTGAAGGGGGGCCGACGACCACGTACTCGCACTATTCGCTCACCTGCTGAGCGAAGCCCCCGAAGCACCCGCGCCGCAGGCCGTCGTCCCCGGCTTGCGGCGCGGCACGTGCGGGCTAGGTTAGGACCGAAGCCGAGCCTCCCACGAGAACCGGAGAGACGCGCCATGCGCCGCACCATCCCGCTGCTCCTCACGCTGGTCCTCGCCACCGCCTGCAGCCGCACGGCCGCCATGAACAAGCCGAACCCCGCGGACAGCGCACACGTGGATGCCATGGCCCGCATGCACGCGAACGAGACGCCCGCCCCCAACGCGTCCGCCGCCGAGCCGCGGCGGCCGGTGACGGCGGAAGAGGTGACGTACGCCACGGTGGATGGGAAGCCCGTCCGCGGCTACCTCGCCCGTCCGTCCGGCGGCGCCGGCAACAACCTGCCCGCGCTCGTCGTGATCCACGAGTGGTGGGGGCTGAACGACAACGTGCGGATGATGACGCGCCGCCTGGCGGGCGAGGGCTACCAGGCCCTGGCGGTGGACCTGTACGGCGGCGAGGCCGCCGCCACCCCGGCCCAGGCGACGGCGCTGATGCGCGCGTCCATGGCGAACCCCGCCGGCGGGCAGGACAACCTCAAGCAGGCGGCGGCCTACCTCCGCTCGCGGGGCGCGCCGAAGCTGGGCGTGATCGGCTGGTGCTTCGGCGGGGGGTGGAGCCTGGAGTCGGCGCTGTTCATGCCGGACCAGGTTGACGCGGACGTCGTGTACTACGGCCGCCCGGTGACCGACCGCGCGCGCCTCGCCGCCCTACGCGCGCCGTTGCTCGGGCTGTACGGCGGGCTGGATCAGGGCATCCCCGTCGCCACGGTGCGGCAGATGGAGACGGAGCTGCGCGCGCTGGGCAAGAACGTGGACATCCACGTCTACCCGGACGCGAACCACGCCTTCGCCAACCCCTCGGGGCAGTCGTACAACCCCGCCGCGGCGGAAGACGCGTGGCGCCGCACGGTCGTCTTCTTCAATCAGCACCTCCAGCACGGGGCCCGCCGCTGACCACCTCCGCGGGCCCGGCATCTACCGTCCTCCCCGGCGCGCACGTAGCCGCCGGGGAGGGCGATGCCGCGCCCGCCATCCGCTGCCGGGGGCTGCACAAGCGCTTCGGCGAGACGGTGGCGGTGAAGTCGCTGGACCTGGAGGTGCGGCGCGGCGAGTGCTTCGGGCTGCTGGGGCCCAACGGCGCCGGCAAGACCACCACGATCGAGATCCTGGAGGGCCTCACCGCGCCCGACGGCGGCGAGGTGGAGCTGCTGGGAATGCGCTGGGACCGCCAGGCCGACGCGATCCGCGCCCGCCTGGGCGTGCAGCTCCAGGAGAGCGAGTTCGCGGACCGCGCGACGGTGGAGGAGACGCTGCGCCTCTTCCGCTCGTTCTATCCCCGCGGCCCTTCCGTTGCCGAGCTGCTGGGCTTCGTGCAGCTGGACGAGAAGCGCGCCACGCAGGTGCGCCACCTCTCCGGCGGTCAGCGGCAGCGCCTCTCCGTGGCCTGCGCGCTCGCGGGCTCGCCGGATGTGCTCTTCCTCGACGAGCCGACGACCGGGCTGGACCCGCAGTCGCGGCGGCAGCTCTGGGACGTGTGCGAGGCGTTCCGGGCGGGCGGTGGCACCATCCTGCTCACCACGCACTTCATGGACGAGGCCGAGAAGCTGTCGGACCGCATCGCCATTCTGGACCGCGGGGAGATGATCGCGCTGGGCACGCCGCGCGAGCTGATCCGCTCGCTGGGCGGCGAGCACGTGGTGGAGTTCGCCAGCACGGCCGCGATCCCGGACGACGACCTGCGCGCCATCCCCGGCGTCACTCGGGTGGGCTCGCGGGGGGCGCTGCGGCAGCTCACGGTGGGGGAGCTGCACCGGTCCGTCCCCGCGCTGCTGGAGCTGGTGCACCGCGCGGGCGGCGACCTGACCGCGCTCAGCACGCATCAGGCTACGCTGGACGACGTGTTCCTCGCCATGACAGGACGGGAGCTGCGCGATGAGTGACCTGCTGGCGCCGGACCGGCCCGCATCTCCCGCGTCCGCACCTCCTCCACCGGAGCGGGGAAAGAGCCCGAGCGCGTTGCGGGAGCTGACGATGGCGCGCATCCGCGGCTTCCTGCGCGAGCCCGAGGCGCTGTTCTGGACGTTCGGGTTCCCCATCATCATGGCCATCGGCCTGGGCCTCGCCTTCCGCGACAAGCCCGCCGAGAGGGCCGTCGTCGCGGTCGAGCGCGGCAGCATGGCCGAGCGTTGGCTCCCCGCCCTGCGCCGCTCGCCGGACCTGGACGTGCGCGTCCTCTCGGCCGACAGCGCGGCGGTGGCGCTGCGGAAGGGCGATGTCGCCGTCGTGGTCGGCGGCACGGGGACGCCGGCGTACCGCTACGATCCCTCGCGCCCGGAGAGCCGCCTCGCGAGGCTGCTGGCGGACGGCGCGGTGCAGGCCGCGGGCGGCGCGCGGCGTCCCATCGCCACGGCAGACGCGCCCCAGCGGCAGCCGGGCGGGCGCTACATCGACTGGGTGATCCCCGGCATCATCGGCCTCAACCTGATGAGCACGGGCATGTGGGGCATGGGCTTCGGCATCGTGCAGATGCGCCAGAAGAAGCAGCTCAAGCGCCTCGTCTCCACGCCCATGCGCAAGCGCGACTTCCTTCTGGCGCAGATCCTTGCGCGGCTGTCGTTCATCTGCCTCGAGGTGCCGCCCATCGTGATCTTCGCCTGGCTGGCGTTCGGCGTGAAGGTCGCCGGGCCGCTGCTCAGCCTGGCCGTGGTGATCGTGCTGGGCGCGATGACGTTCGCCGGGCTGGGCCTGCTCAGCGCCTCGCGCGCCCGCACCATCGAGGGCGTGAGCGGCATCCTGAACGTGGTGATGCTGCCCATGTTCGTGCTCTCCGGCGTCTTCTTCCCCTCCAGCCGCTACCCGGACGCGCTTCAGCCGGTGATCCAGGCGCTGCCGCTCACCGCGCTGAACAACGCGCTCCGCGGCGTCTACAACGACGGCCTGTCCGTCGTCGACATGCCGGTCTCCATCGCCATCCTCGCCGCCTGGGGCCTCGTCTCCTTCGC from Longimicrobiaceae bacterium encodes the following:
- a CDS encoding dienelactone hydrolase family protein produces the protein MRRTIPLLLTLVLATACSRTAAMNKPNPADSAHVDAMARMHANETPAPNASAAEPRRPVTAEEVTYATVDGKPVRGYLARPSGGAGNNLPALVVIHEWWGLNDNVRMMTRRLAGEGYQALAVDLYGGEAAATPAQATALMRASMANPAGGQDNLKQAAAYLRSRGAPKLGVIGWCFGGGWSLESALFMPDQVDADVVYYGRPVTDRARLAALRAPLLGLYGGLDQGIPVATVRQMETELRALGKNVDIHVYPDANHAFANPSGQSYNPAAAEDAWRRTVVFFNQHLQHGARR
- a CDS encoding ABC transporter ATP-binding protein — its product is MAPHGRLLQSAPPARGPPLTTSAGPASTVLPGAHVAAGEGDAAPAIRCRGLHKRFGETVAVKSLDLEVRRGECFGLLGPNGAGKTTTIEILEGLTAPDGGEVELLGMRWDRQADAIRARLGVQLQESEFADRATVEETLRLFRSFYPRGPSVAELLGFVQLDEKRATQVRHLSGGQRQRLSVACALAGSPDVLFLDEPTTGLDPQSRRQLWDVCEAFRAGGGTILLTTHFMDEAEKLSDRIAILDRGEMIALGTPRELIRSLGGEHVVEFASTAAIPDDDLRAIPGVTRVGSRGALRQLTVGELHRSVPALLELVHRAGGDLTALSTHQATLDDVFLAMTGRELRDE
- a CDS encoding ABC transporter permease; protein product: MSDLLAPDRPASPASAPPPPERGKSPSALRELTMARIRGFLREPEALFWTFGFPIIMAIGLGLAFRDKPAERAVVAVERGSMAERWLPALRRSPDLDVRVLSADSAAVALRKGDVAVVVGGTGTPAYRYDPSRPESRLARLLADGAVQAAGGARRPIATADAPQRQPGGRYIDWVIPGIIGLNLMSTGMWGMGFGIVQMRQKKQLKRLVSTPMRKRDFLLAQILARLSFICLEVPPIVIFAWLAFGVKVAGPLLSLAVVIVLGAMTFAGLGLLSASRARTIEGVSGILNVVMLPMFVLSGVFFPSSRYPDALQPVIQALPLTALNNALRGVYNDGLSVVDMPVSIAILAAWGLVSFALALRAFRWQ